Proteins found in one Litoribacterium kuwaitense genomic segment:
- the remA gene encoding extracellular matrix/biofilm regulator RemA, translating to MSIKLINIGFGNIVSANRIISIVSPESAPIKRIIQEARDRNMLIDATYGRRTRAVIIADSDHVILSAVQPETVAQRLVNKEELPEEG from the coding sequence TTGAGTATTAAACTCATTAATATTGGCTTTGGAAATATTGTTTCTGCAAATCGAATCATTTCAATCGTTAGTCCAGAGTCAGCACCTATTAAACGAATTATTCAAGAAGCAAGAGATCGTAATATGCTTATTGATGCTACATATGGAAGGCGGACACGCGCTGTCATCATCGCGGATAGCGACCACGTCATTTTATCAGCTGTGCAGCCAGAAACCGTTGCTCAGCGGTTAGTGAACAAAGAAGAACTACCGGAGGAAGGATAA
- a CDS encoding cation-translocating P-type ATPase: MQWYQKTVNETIRAFKTDPENGLTDRSVFDRRSKDGTNTLEESKLTPGWQTFLMQFKDFMVLVLIAATLISGLLGEYVDAFAIMAIIIINGCLGYLQERKAEKSLAALKALSAPQTMVLRSGLWQKVPSTDLVRGDIIRLQAGDRVGADGRLLSADRLQIDESALTGESLPVDKQTNVLEDDSLPLGDQSNMSFMGTLVTRGSGTLVVTGTGMQTAMGSIAELMNTSGQTTTPLQRKLAELGKILIVGALLLTAAVVFLGIVQGHDMYTMVLAGVSLAVAAIPEGLPAIVTVALALGVQRMIRRNAIIRKLPAVETLGCTSVICSDKTGTLTKNEMTVKCVRVGEEEWRVHGTGYSPEGTFQRRDQIGEADPKQSQHLLQLATFGMLCNHADIQENDEGAYVLNGDPTDGAMLTLAMKAGISRAQLREEFSVQKEYPFDSNRKMMSVVVQNRKQEYFVIVKGAPDYVLSRCNRRLSNGRVERIGASEKALVTKQVDEMAQDALRTLAIAYKRIPSLEEAATLQLAEDQLILVGLAGMLDPPREGVKQSIRECQQAGIKTVMITGDHAKTAEAIAADLGILRTGGRVMEGRHMAEMTVNDLANEIDNIDVFARVSPAHKLWIVQAFQKRGHVCAMTGDGVNDAPAIKAADIGISMGKTGTEVAREASDLILTDDRFETIQSAVKEGRNIYENVRKFIRYLLASNVGEILVMLFAMLLGMPLPLVPIQILWVNLVTDGLPALALGMDQPEGDVMKRKPRPPNEGVFSRGLAWKIISRGFLIGIVSLLAFLITYEETGVLIEAQTVAFLTLVMAQLVHVFDCRSDHSIFHRNPFQNMYLVGAVLLSFVMVVAVVYVPALQPIFHTVPLDAREWLLVMGMAAIPTFLLSIFHLKKS, encoded by the coding sequence GTGCAATGGTATCAAAAAACAGTCAATGAGACGATACGTGCGTTTAAAACTGATCCAGAGAATGGCCTCACAGACCGTTCTGTTTTCGACCGGCGGAGTAAAGACGGCACCAACACTTTGGAGGAAAGTAAATTAACACCTGGATGGCAAACGTTTCTAATGCAATTTAAAGATTTTATGGTGCTTGTTTTAATTGCTGCGACGCTAATTTCTGGGTTGTTGGGAGAATACGTTGATGCATTTGCAATCATGGCGATCATTATTATTAATGGTTGCTTAGGGTACTTACAAGAAAGAAAAGCAGAAAAATCGTTAGCTGCTTTAAAGGCGTTATCTGCGCCACAAACGATGGTGCTACGCTCAGGTCTTTGGCAAAAGGTTCCTTCAACCGACCTTGTTCGCGGGGATATTATTCGTCTCCAAGCAGGTGATCGGGTAGGTGCTGATGGGCGGCTTTTGTCAGCAGATCGTTTGCAAATCGACGAGTCCGCATTGACTGGAGAATCACTGCCGGTAGATAAACAAACGAATGTGCTTGAGGACGATAGCTTGCCGCTTGGCGATCAAAGCAATATGAGTTTTATGGGAACGCTCGTCACCCGTGGTAGCGGCACATTGGTCGTGACAGGGACAGGAATGCAAACGGCGATGGGGAGCATTGCTGAACTGATGAATACGTCAGGTCAAACGACAACGCCATTGCAAAGAAAGCTTGCTGAGCTCGGTAAAATATTAATCGTTGGTGCGCTGCTATTGACAGCTGCGGTCGTCTTTTTAGGCATCGTCCAAGGTCATGATATGTATACGATGGTGCTTGCTGGTGTTTCATTAGCGGTTGCCGCCATTCCGGAGGGGTTGCCTGCGATCGTTACCGTTGCACTTGCTTTAGGTGTGCAGCGAATGATCCGACGCAACGCCATTATAAGGAAGCTCCCAGCTGTAGAAACGCTCGGATGTACATCGGTCATTTGTTCTGACAAAACCGGGACACTGACGAAAAATGAGATGACGGTAAAATGTGTACGTGTAGGCGAAGAAGAGTGGCGGGTCCACGGTACAGGCTATTCGCCTGAGGGCACCTTTCAACGACGAGATCAGATCGGTGAAGCAGACCCAAAGCAATCGCAGCATTTGCTGCAGCTAGCAACGTTTGGCATGCTGTGCAACCATGCAGACATTCAAGAAAATGACGAAGGTGCGTACGTGTTAAATGGCGATCCAACAGACGGTGCGATGCTCACACTAGCGATGAAGGCTGGAATCTCGCGAGCTCAATTACGTGAGGAATTTTCGGTACAGAAGGAATACCCATTTGATTCAAACCGGAAAATGATGAGTGTTGTTGTCCAAAACAGAAAACAGGAGTATTTCGTTATTGTCAAAGGTGCACCTGATTACGTCCTCAGCCGCTGTAATCGTCGATTGTCGAACGGTCGAGTCGAACGAATCGGTGCCTCTGAAAAAGCGCTAGTGACGAAGCAAGTGGACGAAATGGCTCAAGATGCACTGCGTACGCTTGCCATCGCATATAAGCGAATACCTTCGCTTGAAGAAGCAGCGACGCTCCAGCTAGCAGAGGATCAGCTCATTCTTGTCGGGCTGGCTGGAATGCTTGACCCACCACGAGAAGGGGTGAAGCAATCCATTCGTGAATGTCAGCAAGCTGGCATTAAAACTGTCATGATTACAGGCGATCATGCAAAAACTGCCGAAGCCATTGCAGCTGATTTAGGGATTCTCCGAACGGGTGGAAGGGTGATGGAAGGGCGTCACATGGCAGAAATGACTGTAAACGATCTCGCGAATGAGATCGACAACATTGACGTCTTTGCGAGAGTGTCACCAGCGCATAAGCTATGGATTGTCCAAGCGTTTCAAAAACGGGGTCACGTCTGTGCGATGACAGGTGATGGTGTCAATGATGCTCCAGCTATTAAAGCCGCTGACATCGGTATTTCTATGGGTAAAACAGGGACCGAAGTCGCTCGTGAGGCGTCGGATTTAATATTAACTGATGACCGGTTTGAAACAATCCAGTCCGCAGTGAAAGAAGGGCGGAACATTTACGAAAATGTCCGTAAATTTATTCGCTATTTATTGGCATCTAACGTCGGTGAAATTTTAGTGATGCTCTTTGCAATGCTTCTCGGGATGCCACTGCCGCTCGTTCCGATCCAAATTTTATGGGTCAACCTCGTGACCGACGGGCTACCCGCGCTTGCTTTAGGGATGGACCAGCCCGAGGGCGATGTAATGAAACGAAAACCCCGTCCGCCAAACGAAGGCGTGTTTTCCCGTGGGCTCGCATGGAAAATTATTTCACGCGGATTTCTCATCGGGATCGTTTCACTCTTGGCGTTTCTAATCACCTATGAGGAAACCGGTGTACTCATAGAAGCACAGACTGTTGCTTTCTTAACACTCGTCATGGCGCAGCTCGTACACGTTTTTGATTGTCGGAGCGATCACTCGATTTTTCATCGCAACCCTTTTCAAAATATGTATCTCGTCGGGGCAGTGTTGCTTTCATTCGTCATGGTCGTTGCAGTTGTGTACGTTCCGGCTTTACAGCCTATTTTTCATACAGTCCCGCTCGATGCTCGCGAATGGCTACTCGTGATGGGTATGGCAGCTATTCCAACTTTCTTATTATCCATCTTTCACTTGAAGAAGTCTTAA
- the pyrE gene encoding orotate phosphoribosyltransferase, which produces MDKQVAAHLLDIGAVSIQPDDPFTWSSGLKAPIYCDNRLLISYPAIRREVAQALGKRIQEEFGGVDVIAGTATAGIPHAAWISDVLDLPMVYVRGQKKAHGTASQIEGVIKPGQRVIVIEDLISTGRSALSAVEALRSEGAEVLGIASIFTYEMEKSMQQCQDLGIECISLTTITALLEVAQERGMKADQASQVLEWTKSPEKTDWVVTS; this is translated from the coding sequence ATAGATAAACAGGTGGCTGCGCATTTACTAGATATTGGGGCTGTATCGATTCAGCCAGACGATCCATTCACGTGGTCTTCCGGATTAAAGGCACCGATTTATTGCGATAACAGACTTTTAATTAGCTATCCAGCCATTCGCCGTGAAGTCGCTCAAGCCTTAGGCAAACGGATTCAAGAAGAATTTGGCGGTGTAGATGTGATTGCAGGGACTGCTACGGCAGGAATTCCTCATGCTGCTTGGATCAGCGATGTGCTCGATCTCCCAATGGTTTATGTACGTGGACAAAAGAAAGCGCATGGAACCGCCTCACAAATTGAAGGTGTGATTAAACCGGGACAGCGCGTCATTGTCATTGAGGACTTAATTTCGACCGGACGCAGTGCGTTGTCCGCTGTCGAAGCGCTACGATCTGAAGGGGCAGAGGTGTTAGGGATTGCTTCCATTTTTACATATGAAATGGAAAAAAGTATGCAGCAATGTCAAGATCTCGGAATCGAGTGTATTTCGTTAACGACGATTACTGCACTATTAGAAGTCGCTCAAGAGCGAGGTATGAAGGCAGACCAAGCCAGTCAAGTGTTAGAATGGACGAAGTCGCCTGAGAAAACGGACTGGGTCGTTACATCATAA
- a CDS encoding dihydroorotate dehydrogenase electron transfer subunit, translating to MIEKEHLEVVQQREIAESVFEAELYGSLVAQMTVPGQFVHLRVTEGTAPLLRRPISLCDVDVKERKLKIIYRRQGEGTKQLARLRAGDTVDVLGPLGHGFPTDLPEGRSALLIGGGVGVPPLYYLAKQLKNQGIAVRHILGFDTMTSVFYEKEFAALGPTTVTTVDGTYGMQGLVTDALQADVTDSEADRIYSCGPTPMLRALEQALPNKELYVSLEERMGCGVGACLACVCQTYDGGTSYKKICTDGPVFRAGEVVL from the coding sequence ATGATTGAAAAAGAGCACCTTGAAGTCGTTCAGCAACGTGAAATTGCCGAATCGGTCTTTGAAGCAGAGCTGTACGGAAGCCTCGTGGCGCAAATGACTGTGCCTGGACAATTTGTTCATCTGCGTGTCACTGAAGGAACAGCACCACTGCTCAGACGGCCTATTTCTCTGTGCGATGTCGATGTCAAAGAGCGCAAGCTTAAAATTATTTATCGTCGTCAAGGTGAAGGAACGAAGCAGCTAGCACGTTTGCGGGCGGGGGATACGGTCGACGTTCTTGGTCCGTTAGGGCACGGTTTCCCTACGGACCTTCCTGAAGGCCGCAGTGCATTGCTTATTGGTGGAGGCGTCGGCGTGCCTCCGCTTTACTACTTAGCGAAACAGCTTAAAAATCAAGGCATTGCTGTACGCCATATTCTCGGTTTTGATACAATGACGTCGGTTTTTTATGAAAAAGAATTTGCCGCTTTAGGGCCAACAACTGTTACGACAGTTGACGGTACTTACGGAATGCAGGGACTCGTCACCGATGCGCTTCAGGCAGACGTGACAGACAGCGAGGCGGATCGTATTTATTCGTGTGGACCAACACCGATGCTACGTGCTTTAGAACAAGCGTTGCCTAACAAAGAGCTGTATGTTTCATTAGAGGAGCGTATGGGCTGTGGTGTTGGGGCCTGCCTTGCCTGTGTTTGTCAGACATATGACGGCGGAACGTCATATAAGAAAATATGTACAGACGGACCAGTATTTCGGGCTGGGGAGGTGGTGTTGTAA
- the gmk gene encoding guanylate kinase, whose product MELKEKGLLLVLSGPSGVGKGTVRKALFERQTSLQYSISMTTRAPRVGEVEGVDYFFKTRDEFEQLIKEDRLLEWAEYAGNYYGTPIDYVNDTLNRGQDVFLEIEVKGAMQVKKAFPEGVFLFLAPPSLAELRSRILGRGTEDEATITRRLEAAREEIELMDEYDYVVVNDHIEKACSRVEAIVTAEHCKRSRVASVYQKALESDQ is encoded by the coding sequence ATGGAATTAAAAGAAAAGGGACTACTGTTGGTTCTGTCCGGACCTTCTGGGGTAGGTAAAGGAACCGTACGTAAAGCCTTATTTGAAAGGCAGACATCATTACAGTATTCAATTTCGATGACAACACGAGCTCCGCGCGTTGGTGAAGTGGAAGGCGTTGATTATTTTTTTAAAACCCGTGACGAATTTGAGCAGCTCATTAAAGAGGATCGCCTGTTAGAATGGGCCGAGTATGCAGGAAATTATTATGGAACACCAATCGATTACGTCAATGACACGTTAAACAGGGGTCAAGATGTATTTTTAGAAATTGAAGTAAAAGGTGCCATGCAAGTGAAGAAAGCCTTCCCTGAAGGTGTTTTTCTCTTTCTTGCCCCTCCGTCTCTTGCTGAGCTTCGCTCGCGTATTCTCGGGCGTGGGACAGAAGATGAAGCAACGATCACGCGCCGCCTGGAAGCAGCGAGAGAAGAAATTGAGTTAATGGACGAGTATGATTATGTCGTCGTGAACGATCATATTGAAAAAGCGTGTTCACGTGTCGAAGCCATTGTCACAGCTGAGCATTGCAAACGCAGCCGTGTGGCATCTGTTTATCAAAAAGCACTGGAGAGTGATCAATAA
- the rpoZ gene encoding DNA-directed RNA polymerase subunit omega, with translation MMLYPSIDSLMESIDSKYTLVTVSARRARQLLENDQPYIKSPHSHKNVGVALEEIRNGRLAVDYVDTVPLRGDYSEEDSQTT, from the coding sequence ATAATGTTATACCCATCGATTGATTCGCTGATGGAGTCAATAGATTCCAAATATACACTTGTAACGGTTTCCGCAAGAAGAGCAAGACAATTGCTTGAGAATGACCAGCCTTATATTAAGTCTCCGCATTCGCACAAAAATGTTGGTGTGGCACTTGAAGAAATTCGAAACGGGCGATTAGCAGTAGATTATGTTGATACTGTGCCGTTGCGTGGAGATTACTCTGAGGAAGATTCACAGACGACTTAA
- a CDS encoding dihydroorotate dehydrogenase: MDLSVSLPGLALKNPIMPASGCFGFGKEYARFYSLSKLGAIMIKATTPEPRFGNATPRVAETPSGMLNAIGLQNPGLDKVYDEELPWLSQYDVPIIANVAGATEEDYVSVAVRLSASPHVDALELNISCPNVKEGGIAFGTTPELAASLTTAVKAVSEVPVYVKLSPNTADVVGVAKAVESAGADGVTLINTLLGMRLDEKTGAPILANRTGGLSGPAVKPVAIRMVYDVSQAVNIPVIGMGGIQDVQDVIDFISAGASAVAVGTANFVNPMVCPELISALPAALRALGAERLEDIQGRSWKKVATTSHHRA; this comes from the coding sequence ATGGATTTGTCAGTGTCTCTTCCTGGATTAGCATTAAAAAATCCGATCATGCCTGCTTCAGGTTGCTTCGGGTTCGGTAAAGAATATGCCCGTTTCTATTCGCTTTCGAAACTCGGTGCGATTATGATTAAAGCAACGACGCCAGAGCCGCGATTCGGAAATGCGACCCCGCGTGTGGCTGAAACACCGTCTGGTATGCTGAATGCGATTGGCTTGCAAAACCCTGGTCTTGACAAGGTATATGACGAAGAGCTGCCATGGCTTAGTCAGTACGACGTACCCATTATCGCTAATGTCGCAGGGGCTACGGAGGAAGATTATGTGAGCGTGGCTGTACGCTTGTCAGCATCACCTCATGTCGATGCGCTTGAGCTTAACATTTCTTGTCCGAACGTAAAAGAAGGCGGCATCGCCTTTGGGACAACACCTGAGCTTGCGGCATCACTGACAACAGCTGTGAAAGCTGTATCGGAAGTGCCGGTCTATGTGAAACTGTCTCCAAACACAGCTGATGTTGTCGGTGTTGCGAAAGCGGTTGAGTCCGCAGGGGCAGACGGAGTGACACTCATCAATACTTTGCTTGGGATGCGACTAGACGAAAAAACAGGCGCACCGATCCTTGCCAATCGTACTGGTGGGTTGTCTGGTCCAGCGGTTAAACCGGTCGCCATTCGAATGGTTTACGACGTATCTCAGGCTGTGAACATCCCTGTTATTGGAATGGGCGGTATTCAAGACGTCCAAGATGTCATTGATTTTATTTCCGCAGGGGCGAGTGCTGTCGCTGTTGGGACGGCAAATTTTGTCAATCCAATGGTCTGTCCTGAGCTGATTTCAGCGTTGCCGGCAGCGCTGCGAGCGCTTGGGGCCGAACGATTAGAGGATATTCAAGGAAGGAGCTGGAAGAAAGTTGCCACCACGAGTCATCATCGCGCTTGA
- the coaBC gene encoding bifunctional phosphopantothenoylcysteine decarboxylase/phosphopantothenate--cysteine ligase CoaBC translates to MKGKRIVLGVSGGIAAYKACNLASQLSQKGASVRVVMTDSAQKFVQPITFQALTRQPVYTDTFKEDHPEVVAHIDVADWADLVIVAPATANILAKMAHGIADDMLTTILLATSAPIWVAPAMNVHMYGHPAVQDNIETLFQRGVRFIEPDEGYLACGYVGKGRLEEPEKIVATISHFFADSSTQLLHGKKVLVTAGPTQEMLDPVRFFTNRSSGKMGYALAAEAARQGAEVTLVSGPVHLDKPQGVQLVPVVTAEDMFRTVMSAYREYDLIMKTAAVADYTPAHVHTEKIKKQKDRSFVIEMKRTKDILEHLGQAADKPFLVGFAAESTNVLQYARTKLKKKNLDLVVANSIAGPNSAFQSDENEVTMITEDMEKPLQRMSKQRVAEELIREIYQLMNKG, encoded by the coding sequence ATGAAAGGAAAGCGTATCGTCTTAGGCGTCTCTGGAGGAATTGCTGCCTATAAAGCGTGTAATCTGGCGAGTCAATTATCGCAGAAGGGGGCCTCTGTCCGTGTTGTGATGACAGATTCCGCCCAAAAATTTGTTCAGCCGATTACCTTTCAAGCATTAACACGGCAGCCCGTATATACGGACACATTTAAAGAAGATCATCCTGAGGTCGTTGCTCATATTGATGTGGCAGATTGGGCGGATCTTGTGATTGTCGCCCCAGCAACGGCCAATATATTGGCAAAGATGGCACATGGCATTGCCGATGATATGCTCACGACGATTCTACTAGCAACGTCTGCGCCGATTTGGGTAGCGCCGGCAATGAATGTACATATGTATGGTCACCCAGCTGTCCAAGACAATATCGAAACGTTATTTCAGCGAGGTGTACGCTTTATCGAGCCGGATGAAGGCTACCTTGCATGTGGTTACGTTGGCAAAGGAAGGCTCGAAGAACCAGAAAAAATCGTCGCGACGATCAGTCATTTTTTTGCAGACTCGTCGACTCAGCTGCTTCACGGGAAAAAAGTACTCGTCACGGCTGGACCAACCCAGGAAATGCTTGATCCAGTTCGCTTTTTTACCAATCGCTCTTCTGGGAAAATGGGGTACGCTCTGGCGGCTGAGGCGGCTCGACAAGGTGCAGAGGTCACTCTCGTTTCAGGTCCTGTTCATCTCGATAAACCTCAAGGTGTTCAGCTTGTGCCAGTCGTTACGGCAGAAGACATGTTCCGTACGGTCATGAGTGCTTATCGTGAATATGATCTTATTATGAAAACGGCAGCAGTAGCAGACTATACGCCTGCTCACGTGCATACGGAAAAAATAAAAAAACAAAAAGATCGTTCGTTTGTTATTGAAATGAAACGAACGAAGGATATTTTAGAGCATCTAGGCCAAGCAGCCGATAAGCCGTTTCTCGTCGGGTTTGCAGCAGAATCAACTAATGTGCTGCAATATGCTAGAACCAAATTGAAAAAGAAAAATCTGGATCTCGTCGTCGCCAATTCCATCGCCGGACCAAACAGTGCTTTTCAATCTGATGAGAATGAAGTGACGATGATAACAGAAGACATGGAAAAACCGTTACAACGAATGAGTAAACAGCGAGTTGCAGAAGAGCTAATTCGTGAAATATATCAGCTTATGAACAAAGGATGA
- the pyrF gene encoding orotidine-5'-phosphate decarboxylase: protein MPPRVIIALDFPEKEQVDTFMSDFKGRSTWVKVGMELFYKEGPSFVETLKEQGHSVFLDLKLHDIPTTVHHGMRNLGRLGIDLVTVHAAGGSEMMRAAVEGLEEGSGQNERPKCVAVTQLTSTSDYMLTEELGWQGTMQEAVMHYAKLSQNSHLDGVVCSAHEASMLRDAFGPDFWTVTPGIRLKGDALDDQKRVMTPGEARKAGSTAIVVGRSITQKNDPLTAYQTVVEEWERVSIEDR from the coding sequence TTGCCACCACGAGTCATCATCGCGCTTGATTTTCCAGAAAAAGAACAAGTTGATACATTTATGTCCGATTTCAAAGGACGTTCTACGTGGGTAAAAGTCGGGATGGAGCTTTTTTATAAAGAAGGGCCTTCGTTTGTTGAAACGTTAAAAGAGCAAGGGCATTCGGTCTTCTTAGACTTAAAGCTCCATGACATACCGACGACCGTGCACCACGGTATGAGAAATTTAGGGAGACTAGGGATTGATTTAGTGACAGTTCATGCAGCTGGTGGTTCGGAAATGATGAGGGCGGCTGTTGAAGGCCTTGAAGAAGGAAGCGGGCAAAACGAACGTCCAAAATGCGTCGCCGTCACACAACTGACGAGTACGAGCGACTATATGCTTACCGAAGAGCTAGGCTGGCAAGGAACGATGCAAGAAGCGGTTATGCATTATGCCAAGCTATCTCAAAACAGTCACTTGGATGGTGTCGTCTGCTCCGCACATGAAGCCTCCATGCTACGTGATGCTTTTGGTCCAGATTTTTGGACAGTGACCCCTGGGATTCGTTTAAAAGGAGATGCGCTTGACGATCAAAAACGAGTGATGACGCCTGGAGAAGCGCGTAAGGCAGGAAGCACAGCCATCGTTGTTGGTCGAAGCATTACGCAAAAGAACGATCCATTGACGGCTTATCAAACAGTTGTAGAGGAATGGGAGCGTGTGAGTATTGAAGATAGATAA
- a CDS encoding YicC/YloC family endoribonuclease, which translates to MIKSMTGYGRGIAKDGTVVEIKSINHRFKEINVKLSSPLPSAEERIKALVSSKIQRGKIDVHISFNEQSLITKEVKVDWALAEQIVTAYRQAKERFQKNDDVTLESLFHHEGVLIMEESENVPSFLLDDIQQATDEALSQLQQMRAEEGHTLYNDLMKRLDTIRHLVSEVRAHASEATDVYEKKLIARLKDMQANDAISEASEERLLAEVAILAEKYDITEELVRIDSHIHLFEKTLQSEEPVGRKLDFITQELHREANTIGSKSHLFSIAEAVILVKAELEKMKEQVQNIE; encoded by the coding sequence ATGATTAAAAGTATGACCGGATACGGTAGGGGGATTGCAAAGGATGGCACCGTCGTAGAGATTAAATCCATTAACCATCGCTTTAAAGAGATAAACGTCAAGCTCTCTTCCCCCCTTCCATCTGCTGAAGAACGCATAAAGGCACTCGTCTCCTCAAAGATCCAAAGAGGGAAGATCGATGTCCATATTAGTTTTAACGAACAATCGCTGATCACTAAAGAGGTGAAGGTTGATTGGGCATTGGCTGAACAAATTGTCACGGCTTATCGTCAAGCTAAAGAGAGGTTTCAAAAGAATGACGATGTAACGCTAGAGTCTCTTTTTCACCATGAAGGCGTTTTAATAATGGAAGAATCAGAGAATGTCCCTTCCTTCCTTCTGGATGACATTCAGCAAGCCACTGATGAGGCACTCTCTCAGCTTCAACAAATGAGAGCTGAAGAGGGGCACACCTTGTACAACGATTTAATGAAGCGGCTTGACACGATACGCCATCTCGTCAGTGAGGTGCGTGCCCATGCTTCTGAAGCTACAGACGTATATGAAAAAAAGTTGATTGCCCGCTTAAAGGATATGCAGGCAAATGACGCCATTTCGGAAGCATCGGAGGAGCGTCTGCTTGCTGAAGTGGCGATTCTTGCTGAAAAGTATGACATCACTGAAGAGCTAGTTCGTATTGATAGCCATATTCATCTGTTTGAAAAAACACTTCAAAGTGAAGAGCCTGTGGGCCGTAAATTGGATTTTATTACGCAGGAACTGCATAGGGAAGCCAATACCATTGGTTCAAAATCTCATCTCTTCTCCATCGCAGAGGCTGTAATCCTCGTGAAGGCTGAACTCGAAAAAATGAAGGAACAGGTGCAAAATATTGAATAA
- a CDS encoding primosomal protein N' family DNA-binding protein, which produces MYASIIVDVPVRQTDRLFDYEIPEKWEGLVVPGMRVLVPFGPRKIQGMVIEVKTTTDILKTKPIVELLDPEPVLTEELLTLGKWLAESTLCFLISAYQAMLPSALKSTYRKKIILQKEEALSQTVRSFFAGNKEVLWEDIDAHPDVMREVQLALKQGALDLIYEAKDKGSIKKVKWVTLTIDAERAYERLSAQAIRQKDVVQHLQEARDGLALSRLTEMAQASYATVKALEEKGIVSIEEREQYRDPFAIDSPLKPPLTLSKDQAHALHAIKQACDQKVAKPFYCMG; this is translated from the coding sequence ATGTATGCATCTATCATTGTCGATGTGCCAGTCCGTCAGACCGATCGGCTGTTTGATTATGAGATTCCCGAAAAATGGGAAGGACTGGTTGTACCGGGCATGCGGGTTCTCGTTCCTTTTGGACCACGAAAAATTCAAGGCATGGTCATTGAAGTAAAAACAACGACAGACATTTTAAAAACGAAGCCAATTGTTGAGTTGCTTGATCCGGAGCCTGTACTCACAGAGGAGTTATTGACACTGGGAAAGTGGCTGGCTGAATCGACGCTTTGTTTTCTCATCTCTGCTTATCAAGCGATGCTTCCTTCGGCGTTAAAATCAACCTATCGAAAAAAAATCATTCTTCAAAAAGAAGAAGCGTTATCACAAACAGTGCGTTCTTTTTTTGCTGGAAACAAAGAAGTGCTTTGGGAGGATATCGATGCGCACCCTGATGTCATGCGAGAAGTACAGCTTGCTTTAAAACAGGGCGCGCTTGATCTCATTTATGAAGCAAAAGACAAGGGCTCGATTAAAAAGGTGAAATGGGTCACGCTCACGATAGACGCCGAGCGAGCTTATGAACGCTTGTCTGCCCAAGCCATTCGGCAAAAAGACGTCGTTCAACACCTGCAGGAAGCACGAGACGGTCTTGCTTTAAGCCGTTTAACAGAGATGGCCCAGGCAAGTTATGCCACTGTAAAAGCTTTAGAAGAAAAAGGGATCGTCTCGATTGAGGAGCGAGAGCAATATCGAGACCCTTTTGCAATAGACAGTCCACTTAAACCACCATTGACGCTCTCGAAAGACCAGGCGCACGCGTTACATGCCATCAAGCAAGCATGCGATCAAAAGGTAGCGAAGCCGTTTTACTGCATGGGATAA